In the genome of Tachysurus vachellii isolate PV-2020 chromosome 9, HZAU_Pvac_v1, whole genome shotgun sequence, one region contains:
- the LOC132851493 gene encoding NACHT, LRR and PYD domains-containing protein 3-like isoform X2 produces the protein MNIEERRESVCGRRLVAASPILYLSCMQKNHKTYKHTGLHLSLRSRKHNILKMSSSGKDKRYQKDRSDSPEPSCVSMKSDQSMGLPIAFQQAEKESLIQKKRPGTPETRAVSKKRTSVDEPFEQTQRSKRTKHEKARCVQPEPSCVSMKSEQSMGLPIAFQQTEGERDKPGISNPPVGKLTKIQDPIGKYPGGNISVKREKEHKSSTRELHPTWKQNFKSKLQNKFQMINEGISVYVNSRLLNEIYTELYITSDSGFGHTNKEHEIRLVDKSHRRLITEESINYNDIFEALPGDEKPIRAVLTEGIAGIGKTVSVQKFVLDWAEGKANQDLDFIFPFNFRELNFKEQEHLGLLELLHFYFPETKEHKIDFNRYKILFIFDGLDESRFSPDFISSKMLTDPTESASIDTLLTNVINRNLLPSAFLWITSRPAASSQIPAVYIDRVTEVRGFSDPQKDEYFLKRIKDQTLANKIISHLKSTRSLYIMCHIPVFCWISSTVLERMFSEAESGEIPKTLTQMFTHFLILQIKRGSQKYKKCEMNPEQIADIVFKLGKLAFQQLEKGNLIFYVDDIIECGIDVHEATVYSGVCTQIFIEEVTSHLGKVYSFVHLSVQEHLAAMYVFLSCVNGNLSKQQTPEIFGLSSKATLIDLLKTAVDKALQSKNGHLDLFLRFLMGLSLESNSILFQCLLTETGRGSLSKDVAVLNKEITTYIKEKIRKNQIYSPKKTINLFHCLNELNDQALVQEVQAFLSKATNHCLQGVKLSPVQWSALVFFLLNSENKLEEFNLQKYEASDECFKKLHQVVTVSRKALLCDCNLTKKSCKDLVKVLSSVSSCLRELDLSNNNLQDSGVKLLADGLKSPQCKLEILRLGNCKLTEKSCAVLALVFQSNITHLKELCLSHNSLQDSGVKQLSDGLQSPHCKLEILRLRDCNITLEGCVALAGALRSNSYLKELNVSSNDLGDQGVKLLTDIKDDKKYTLEKLELSDLT, from the exons ATGAACATCG AAGAGAGACGTGAATCTGTGTGTGGTCGCAGGCTTGTGGCTGCATCCCCCATACTCTACCTCTCCTGTATGCAAAAGAATCACAaaacttacaaacacacag GTCTGCATTTATCATTGAGGTCAAGAAAACACAACATCCTGAAAATGAGTTCATCCGGTAAAGATAAAAG ATATCAGAAAGACAGATCTGACTCACCTGAGCCCAGCTGTGTATCTATGAAGAGTGACCAGTCAATGGGTTTACCAATAGCTTTTCAACAGGCAGAGAAAGAAAG TCTGATTCAAAAAAAGAGGCCTGGTACACCTGAAACCAGAGCTGTATCTAAGAAGAGGACATCAGTGGATGAGCCGTTTGAACAGACACAGAGGTCTAAAAGGACAAA ACATGAGAAAGCCAGATGTGTCCAACCTGAGCCCAGCTGTGTGTCTATGAAGAGTGAGCAGTCAATGGGTTTACCAATAGCTTTTcaacagacagagggagaaag AGACAAACCTGGCATTTCCAATCCTCCAGTGGGGAAGTTAACTAAAATCCAG GATCCGATCGGAAAATATCCAGGAGGAAATATTAGtgtgaagagggagaaagaacaTAAGAGCAGTACAAGAG aacTGCACCCTACATGGAAACAAAACTTCAAATCCAAACTACAGAACAAATTTCAGATGATTAACGAGGGAATCTCAGTGTATGTAAATTCCAGACTTCTAAATGAGATTTACACAGAACTCTACATCACATCAGATTCTGGGTTTGGACACACCAATAAGGAACATGAGATCAGACTTGTTGATAAGTCACATAGGAGACTAATAACAGAGGAGTCCATCAATTATAATGACATATTTGAAGCCTTACCTGGAGATGAGAAACCCATCAGAGCTGTGCTAACAGAAGGCATTGCTGGAATTGGGAAAACAGTTTCTGTTCAGAAGTTTgttctggactgggctgaaggaaAAGCAAATCAGGATTTGgactttatttttccatttaactTCAGGGAGTTGAATTTTAAGGAACAAGAACATCTCGGTTTGTTGGAGCTTCTCCACTTTTATTTCCCAGAAACCAAAGAACATAAAATAGACTTTAATCGTTACAAAATCTTGTTCATCTTCGATGGACTAGATGAGTCTCGTTTTTCTCCTGATTTCATAAGCAGTAAAATGTTGACTGATCCAACAGAATCAGCTTCAATCGACACTCTGTTAACAAATGTTATTAACAGGAATCTGCTTCCATCTGCATTTCTCTGGATAACATCTCGACCAGCAGCATCCAGTCAGATTCCTGCTGTTTATATTGACAGAGTAACAGAGGTACGAGGCTTCAGTGACCCTCAGAAAGATGAGTACTTCCTGAAAAGGATCAAAGATCAAACCCTGGCTAATAAAATAATCTCACACCTAAAGTCAACTCGAAGTCTTTATATTATGTGCCACAttccagtcttctgctggatttcATCGACTGTTCTCGAGAGAATGTTCAGTGAAGCAGAAAGTGGAGAGATCCCAAAGACCCTGACTCAAATGTTCACACATTTCCTGATCTTACAGATCAAACGTGGATcccaaaagtacaaaaaatgtgaaatgaatcCTGAACAGATTGCAGACATTgtatttaaactgggaaagctTGCGTTCCAGcagctggagaaaggaaacctgATCTTTTATGTAGACGACATCATTGAGTGTGGGATTGATGTCCATGAGGCCACGGTGTACTCAGGGGTTTGCACTCAGATCTTTATTGAGGAAGTCACTTCACACCTGGGGAAAGTGTACAGCTTTGTGCATCTGAGTGTTCAGGAGCATCTTGCAGCTATGTATGTATTTCTCTCATGTGTCAATGGAAATCTCTCAAAACAACAAACCCCTGAAATCTTCGGCCTCTCCAGCAAAGCAACACTGATAGACCTTCTAAAGACAGCAGTAGACAAGGCCTTACAGAGTAAGAATGGACACCTGGACCTTTTCCTCCGCTTCCTCAtgggtctctcactggagtCCAATTCAATTCTCTTCCAGTGCCTACTGACGGAGACAGGACGCGGCTCTCTGAGCAAAGATGTTGCTGTCTTAAACAAGGAAATAACCACGTACATCAAGGAGAAGATTAGAAAGAATCAAATATATTCACCAAAGAAAACCATCAATCTCTTCCAttgtctgaatgaactgaatgaccAGGCTCTGGTACAGGAAGTTCAAGCCTTTTTGAGCAAAGCAACAAATCATTGCCTCCAAGGAGTCAAACTTTCTCCAGTTCAGTGGTCAGCTCTGGTTTTCTTCCTGCTGAACTCAGAAAATAAGCTAGAAGAGTTCAACCTACAGAAGTATGAAGCATCGGATGAGTGTTTCAAAAAACTCCACCAAGTGGTTACAGTATCCAGAAAAGCTCT GCTGTGTGATTGTAATCTTACAAAGAAAAGTTGTAAAGATCTGGTAAAAGTCCTCAGCTCGGTCTCTTCATGTCTGAGAGAGCTGGACCTGAGTAATAATAatctgcaggattcaggagtgaaacTGCTTGCTGATGGGTTGAAGAGTCCACAGTGTAAATTAGAGATCCTACG ACTTGGAAATTGTAAGCTCACAGAGAAAAGTTGTGCAGTTCTTGCTTTAGTTTTCCAATCCAACATAACGCATCTGAAAGAGCTGTGTCTCAGCCACAATAgtctgcaggattcaggagtgaagcagcTCTCAGATGGCCTGCAAAGCCCACATTGTAAATTAGAGATACTAAG GTTACGTGACTGTAACATTACACTGGAAGGCTGTGTCGCTCTTGCTGGAGCTCTGAGGTCAAATTCATATCTGAAAGAGCTCAATGTCAGCAGTAATGATTTAGGAGACCAGGGAGTGAAACTGCTAACTGATATAAAGGACGATAAAAAGTACACACTGGAGAAGTTGGA
- the LOC132851493 gene encoding NACHT, LRR and PYD domains-containing protein 3-like isoform X1: protein MHITKERRESVCGRRLVAASPILYLSCMQKNHKTYKHTGLHLSLRSRKHNILKMSSSGKDKRYQKDRSDSPEPSCVSMKSDQSMGLPIAFQQAEKESLIQKKRPGTPETRAVSKKRTSVDEPFEQTQRSKRTKHEKARCVQPEPSCVSMKSEQSMGLPIAFQQTEGERDKPGISNPPVGKLTKIQDPIGKYPGGNISVKREKEHKSSTRELHPTWKQNFKSKLQNKFQMINEGISVYVNSRLLNEIYTELYITSDSGFGHTNKEHEIRLVDKSHRRLITEESINYNDIFEALPGDEKPIRAVLTEGIAGIGKTVSVQKFVLDWAEGKANQDLDFIFPFNFRELNFKEQEHLGLLELLHFYFPETKEHKIDFNRYKILFIFDGLDESRFSPDFISSKMLTDPTESASIDTLLTNVINRNLLPSAFLWITSRPAASSQIPAVYIDRVTEVRGFSDPQKDEYFLKRIKDQTLANKIISHLKSTRSLYIMCHIPVFCWISSTVLERMFSEAESGEIPKTLTQMFTHFLILQIKRGSQKYKKCEMNPEQIADIVFKLGKLAFQQLEKGNLIFYVDDIIECGIDVHEATVYSGVCTQIFIEEVTSHLGKVYSFVHLSVQEHLAAMYVFLSCVNGNLSKQQTPEIFGLSSKATLIDLLKTAVDKALQSKNGHLDLFLRFLMGLSLESNSILFQCLLTETGRGSLSKDVAVLNKEITTYIKEKIRKNQIYSPKKTINLFHCLNELNDQALVQEVQAFLSKATNHCLQGVKLSPVQWSALVFFLLNSENKLEEFNLQKYEASDECFKKLHQVVTVSRKALLCDCNLTKKSCKDLVKVLSSVSSCLRELDLSNNNLQDSGVKLLADGLKSPQCKLEILRLGNCKLTEKSCAVLALVFQSNITHLKELCLSHNSLQDSGVKQLSDGLQSPHCKLEILRLRDCNITLEGCVALAGALRSNSYLKELNVSSNDLGDQGVKLLTDIKDDKKYTLEKLELSDLT, encoded by the exons AAGAGAGACGTGAATCTGTGTGTGGTCGCAGGCTTGTGGCTGCATCCCCCATACTCTACCTCTCCTGTATGCAAAAGAATCACAaaacttacaaacacacag GTCTGCATTTATCATTGAGGTCAAGAAAACACAACATCCTGAAAATGAGTTCATCCGGTAAAGATAAAAG ATATCAGAAAGACAGATCTGACTCACCTGAGCCCAGCTGTGTATCTATGAAGAGTGACCAGTCAATGGGTTTACCAATAGCTTTTCAACAGGCAGAGAAAGAAAG TCTGATTCAAAAAAAGAGGCCTGGTACACCTGAAACCAGAGCTGTATCTAAGAAGAGGACATCAGTGGATGAGCCGTTTGAACAGACACAGAGGTCTAAAAGGACAAA ACATGAGAAAGCCAGATGTGTCCAACCTGAGCCCAGCTGTGTGTCTATGAAGAGTGAGCAGTCAATGGGTTTACCAATAGCTTTTcaacagacagagggagaaag AGACAAACCTGGCATTTCCAATCCTCCAGTGGGGAAGTTAACTAAAATCCAG GATCCGATCGGAAAATATCCAGGAGGAAATATTAGtgtgaagagggagaaagaacaTAAGAGCAGTACAAGAG aacTGCACCCTACATGGAAACAAAACTTCAAATCCAAACTACAGAACAAATTTCAGATGATTAACGAGGGAATCTCAGTGTATGTAAATTCCAGACTTCTAAATGAGATTTACACAGAACTCTACATCACATCAGATTCTGGGTTTGGACACACCAATAAGGAACATGAGATCAGACTTGTTGATAAGTCACATAGGAGACTAATAACAGAGGAGTCCATCAATTATAATGACATATTTGAAGCCTTACCTGGAGATGAGAAACCCATCAGAGCTGTGCTAACAGAAGGCATTGCTGGAATTGGGAAAACAGTTTCTGTTCAGAAGTTTgttctggactgggctgaaggaaAAGCAAATCAGGATTTGgactttatttttccatttaactTCAGGGAGTTGAATTTTAAGGAACAAGAACATCTCGGTTTGTTGGAGCTTCTCCACTTTTATTTCCCAGAAACCAAAGAACATAAAATAGACTTTAATCGTTACAAAATCTTGTTCATCTTCGATGGACTAGATGAGTCTCGTTTTTCTCCTGATTTCATAAGCAGTAAAATGTTGACTGATCCAACAGAATCAGCTTCAATCGACACTCTGTTAACAAATGTTATTAACAGGAATCTGCTTCCATCTGCATTTCTCTGGATAACATCTCGACCAGCAGCATCCAGTCAGATTCCTGCTGTTTATATTGACAGAGTAACAGAGGTACGAGGCTTCAGTGACCCTCAGAAAGATGAGTACTTCCTGAAAAGGATCAAAGATCAAACCCTGGCTAATAAAATAATCTCACACCTAAAGTCAACTCGAAGTCTTTATATTATGTGCCACAttccagtcttctgctggatttcATCGACTGTTCTCGAGAGAATGTTCAGTGAAGCAGAAAGTGGAGAGATCCCAAAGACCCTGACTCAAATGTTCACACATTTCCTGATCTTACAGATCAAACGTGGATcccaaaagtacaaaaaatgtgaaatgaatcCTGAACAGATTGCAGACATTgtatttaaactgggaaagctTGCGTTCCAGcagctggagaaaggaaacctgATCTTTTATGTAGACGACATCATTGAGTGTGGGATTGATGTCCATGAGGCCACGGTGTACTCAGGGGTTTGCACTCAGATCTTTATTGAGGAAGTCACTTCACACCTGGGGAAAGTGTACAGCTTTGTGCATCTGAGTGTTCAGGAGCATCTTGCAGCTATGTATGTATTTCTCTCATGTGTCAATGGAAATCTCTCAAAACAACAAACCCCTGAAATCTTCGGCCTCTCCAGCAAAGCAACACTGATAGACCTTCTAAAGACAGCAGTAGACAAGGCCTTACAGAGTAAGAATGGACACCTGGACCTTTTCCTCCGCTTCCTCAtgggtctctcactggagtCCAATTCAATTCTCTTCCAGTGCCTACTGACGGAGACAGGACGCGGCTCTCTGAGCAAAGATGTTGCTGTCTTAAACAAGGAAATAACCACGTACATCAAGGAGAAGATTAGAAAGAATCAAATATATTCACCAAAGAAAACCATCAATCTCTTCCAttgtctgaatgaactgaatgaccAGGCTCTGGTACAGGAAGTTCAAGCCTTTTTGAGCAAAGCAACAAATCATTGCCTCCAAGGAGTCAAACTTTCTCCAGTTCAGTGGTCAGCTCTGGTTTTCTTCCTGCTGAACTCAGAAAATAAGCTAGAAGAGTTCAACCTACAGAAGTATGAAGCATCGGATGAGTGTTTCAAAAAACTCCACCAAGTGGTTACAGTATCCAGAAAAGCTCT GCTGTGTGATTGTAATCTTACAAAGAAAAGTTGTAAAGATCTGGTAAAAGTCCTCAGCTCGGTCTCTTCATGTCTGAGAGAGCTGGACCTGAGTAATAATAatctgcaggattcaggagtgaaacTGCTTGCTGATGGGTTGAAGAGTCCACAGTGTAAATTAGAGATCCTACG ACTTGGAAATTGTAAGCTCACAGAGAAAAGTTGTGCAGTTCTTGCTTTAGTTTTCCAATCCAACATAACGCATCTGAAAGAGCTGTGTCTCAGCCACAATAgtctgcaggattcaggagtgaagcagcTCTCAGATGGCCTGCAAAGCCCACATTGTAAATTAGAGATACTAAG GTTACGTGACTGTAACATTACACTGGAAGGCTGTGTCGCTCTTGCTGGAGCTCTGAGGTCAAATTCATATCTGAAAGAGCTCAATGTCAGCAGTAATGATTTAGGAGACCAGGGAGTGAAACTGCTAACTGATATAAAGGACGATAAAAAGTACACACTGGAGAAGTTGGA
- the LOC132851493 gene encoding NACHT, LRR and PYD domains-containing protein 3-like isoform X3, giving the protein MQKNHKTYKHTGLHLSLRSRKHNILKMSSSGKDKRYQKDRSDSPEPSCVSMKSDQSMGLPIAFQQAEKESLIQKKRPGTPETRAVSKKRTSVDEPFEQTQRSKRTKHEKARCVQPEPSCVSMKSEQSMGLPIAFQQTEGERDKPGISNPPVGKLTKIQDPIGKYPGGNISVKREKEHKSSTRELHPTWKQNFKSKLQNKFQMINEGISVYVNSRLLNEIYTELYITSDSGFGHTNKEHEIRLVDKSHRRLITEESINYNDIFEALPGDEKPIRAVLTEGIAGIGKTVSVQKFVLDWAEGKANQDLDFIFPFNFRELNFKEQEHLGLLELLHFYFPETKEHKIDFNRYKILFIFDGLDESRFSPDFISSKMLTDPTESASIDTLLTNVINRNLLPSAFLWITSRPAASSQIPAVYIDRVTEVRGFSDPQKDEYFLKRIKDQTLANKIISHLKSTRSLYIMCHIPVFCWISSTVLERMFSEAESGEIPKTLTQMFTHFLILQIKRGSQKYKKCEMNPEQIADIVFKLGKLAFQQLEKGNLIFYVDDIIECGIDVHEATVYSGVCTQIFIEEVTSHLGKVYSFVHLSVQEHLAAMYVFLSCVNGNLSKQQTPEIFGLSSKATLIDLLKTAVDKALQSKNGHLDLFLRFLMGLSLESNSILFQCLLTETGRGSLSKDVAVLNKEITTYIKEKIRKNQIYSPKKTINLFHCLNELNDQALVQEVQAFLSKATNHCLQGVKLSPVQWSALVFFLLNSENKLEEFNLQKYEASDECFKKLHQVVTVSRKALLCDCNLTKKSCKDLVKVLSSVSSCLRELDLSNNNLQDSGVKLLADGLKSPQCKLEILRLGNCKLTEKSCAVLALVFQSNITHLKELCLSHNSLQDSGVKQLSDGLQSPHCKLEILRLRDCNITLEGCVALAGALRSNSYLKELNVSSNDLGDQGVKLLTDIKDDKKYTLEKLELSDLT; this is encoded by the exons ATGCAAAAGAATCACAaaacttacaaacacacag GTCTGCATTTATCATTGAGGTCAAGAAAACACAACATCCTGAAAATGAGTTCATCCGGTAAAGATAAAAG ATATCAGAAAGACAGATCTGACTCACCTGAGCCCAGCTGTGTATCTATGAAGAGTGACCAGTCAATGGGTTTACCAATAGCTTTTCAACAGGCAGAGAAAGAAAG TCTGATTCAAAAAAAGAGGCCTGGTACACCTGAAACCAGAGCTGTATCTAAGAAGAGGACATCAGTGGATGAGCCGTTTGAACAGACACAGAGGTCTAAAAGGACAAA ACATGAGAAAGCCAGATGTGTCCAACCTGAGCCCAGCTGTGTGTCTATGAAGAGTGAGCAGTCAATGGGTTTACCAATAGCTTTTcaacagacagagggagaaag AGACAAACCTGGCATTTCCAATCCTCCAGTGGGGAAGTTAACTAAAATCCAG GATCCGATCGGAAAATATCCAGGAGGAAATATTAGtgtgaagagggagaaagaacaTAAGAGCAGTACAAGAG aacTGCACCCTACATGGAAACAAAACTTCAAATCCAAACTACAGAACAAATTTCAGATGATTAACGAGGGAATCTCAGTGTATGTAAATTCCAGACTTCTAAATGAGATTTACACAGAACTCTACATCACATCAGATTCTGGGTTTGGACACACCAATAAGGAACATGAGATCAGACTTGTTGATAAGTCACATAGGAGACTAATAACAGAGGAGTCCATCAATTATAATGACATATTTGAAGCCTTACCTGGAGATGAGAAACCCATCAGAGCTGTGCTAACAGAAGGCATTGCTGGAATTGGGAAAACAGTTTCTGTTCAGAAGTTTgttctggactgggctgaaggaaAAGCAAATCAGGATTTGgactttatttttccatttaactTCAGGGAGTTGAATTTTAAGGAACAAGAACATCTCGGTTTGTTGGAGCTTCTCCACTTTTATTTCCCAGAAACCAAAGAACATAAAATAGACTTTAATCGTTACAAAATCTTGTTCATCTTCGATGGACTAGATGAGTCTCGTTTTTCTCCTGATTTCATAAGCAGTAAAATGTTGACTGATCCAACAGAATCAGCTTCAATCGACACTCTGTTAACAAATGTTATTAACAGGAATCTGCTTCCATCTGCATTTCTCTGGATAACATCTCGACCAGCAGCATCCAGTCAGATTCCTGCTGTTTATATTGACAGAGTAACAGAGGTACGAGGCTTCAGTGACCCTCAGAAAGATGAGTACTTCCTGAAAAGGATCAAAGATCAAACCCTGGCTAATAAAATAATCTCACACCTAAAGTCAACTCGAAGTCTTTATATTATGTGCCACAttccagtcttctgctggatttcATCGACTGTTCTCGAGAGAATGTTCAGTGAAGCAGAAAGTGGAGAGATCCCAAAGACCCTGACTCAAATGTTCACACATTTCCTGATCTTACAGATCAAACGTGGATcccaaaagtacaaaaaatgtgaaatgaatcCTGAACAGATTGCAGACATTgtatttaaactgggaaagctTGCGTTCCAGcagctggagaaaggaaacctgATCTTTTATGTAGACGACATCATTGAGTGTGGGATTGATGTCCATGAGGCCACGGTGTACTCAGGGGTTTGCACTCAGATCTTTATTGAGGAAGTCACTTCACACCTGGGGAAAGTGTACAGCTTTGTGCATCTGAGTGTTCAGGAGCATCTTGCAGCTATGTATGTATTTCTCTCATGTGTCAATGGAAATCTCTCAAAACAACAAACCCCTGAAATCTTCGGCCTCTCCAGCAAAGCAACACTGATAGACCTTCTAAAGACAGCAGTAGACAAGGCCTTACAGAGTAAGAATGGACACCTGGACCTTTTCCTCCGCTTCCTCAtgggtctctcactggagtCCAATTCAATTCTCTTCCAGTGCCTACTGACGGAGACAGGACGCGGCTCTCTGAGCAAAGATGTTGCTGTCTTAAACAAGGAAATAACCACGTACATCAAGGAGAAGATTAGAAAGAATCAAATATATTCACCAAAGAAAACCATCAATCTCTTCCAttgtctgaatgaactgaatgaccAGGCTCTGGTACAGGAAGTTCAAGCCTTTTTGAGCAAAGCAACAAATCATTGCCTCCAAGGAGTCAAACTTTCTCCAGTTCAGTGGTCAGCTCTGGTTTTCTTCCTGCTGAACTCAGAAAATAAGCTAGAAGAGTTCAACCTACAGAAGTATGAAGCATCGGATGAGTGTTTCAAAAAACTCCACCAAGTGGTTACAGTATCCAGAAAAGCTCT GCTGTGTGATTGTAATCTTACAAAGAAAAGTTGTAAAGATCTGGTAAAAGTCCTCAGCTCGGTCTCTTCATGTCTGAGAGAGCTGGACCTGAGTAATAATAatctgcaggattcaggagtgaaacTGCTTGCTGATGGGTTGAAGAGTCCACAGTGTAAATTAGAGATCCTACG ACTTGGAAATTGTAAGCTCACAGAGAAAAGTTGTGCAGTTCTTGCTTTAGTTTTCCAATCCAACATAACGCATCTGAAAGAGCTGTGTCTCAGCCACAATAgtctgcaggattcaggagtgaagcagcTCTCAGATGGCCTGCAAAGCCCACATTGTAAATTAGAGATACTAAG GTTACGTGACTGTAACATTACACTGGAAGGCTGTGTCGCTCTTGCTGGAGCTCTGAGGTCAAATTCATATCTGAAAGAGCTCAATGTCAGCAGTAATGATTTAGGAGACCAGGGAGTGAAACTGCTAACTGATATAAAGGACGATAAAAAGTACACACTGGAGAAGTTGGA